Part of the Hemiscyllium ocellatum isolate sHemOce1 chromosome 9, sHemOce1.pat.X.cur, whole genome shotgun sequence genome, CATCTTGACTTCACCACAGTCTTATATATGTCTTATTTTAACATAATAAATGAtaactatattttaaaaattcctagTGCAATGCGTCAACACCAATTAGAATAATACTGTAGTGAAAGTGCAACCTGGTTAGCCCAGgatttaaaacaaattaaatcatGCAAGACTATTGTAAGAAGATTTGCACACTAGTAGTAGTTGGTTTATTGCAACATAGCCCAGTAGAgataaggatttttaaaaatacgcTACCAGTTTCTAAAACATTTTCAACAGAAAATAACAACTATTTGTAGGCATTTCCATACATCCATTCAAACTTTCAGGGAACAGAAAGATAAGGATCTGAGTTACTGTACTGATCTTACATATACGTAAGGGAGATTTGGTTCCTCATGGGAAAGATATAGTCATTACAAGTACAGCAAAAATGCATGAAACAAGCATTTATGTGATCTATAACAGAGATTGAAAACATGAGCAGCTCATCAAAGAAAGCTAAACAAATAGGAATGGTCAGTAGGGGGATTAACTGAGACCTTCTTAGAAATTTATCATTTATTCTTTTAACATTGTGTAACAGTCGCCTAAACCAAATGTGGGCAACTCTTAACAggcaaaggaaaaagaaaatcgAAATTCCTTTCTGGTTAAACAAACgtagcaacatttcaacaaaCAAAGTTTCCACCATTTCTTTCTACAAATGTCGGTGTCAATTTAACAAATTTTTTAAAGGTGTTTTGTAACCTGCAGCCAAAAGATAcattatttacaaaataaaagaaCATGCCGACCTCAAAATTTTGAGGGAGCATTTAATTTTCAGAGTCTTCTGAGTCTAGCAGGCATTCCCATAGTCAATAGGTGCTGAATGTTCCTTCAAGAAGCAGGAGTAGAATGGGGTGAACAGTCACTCAGGGTATATTTTCAGATGGGCACCAATGTAGTTGGGCAGGTGGAGAGGTTCCCTATCCAATTAAAGCTGACGGGAGACTGCTACAAGCTGGATGGCCAACTGAAAGCCTTCCAGTTTGAGATGAGCATCAGTTTGCATTGCAGGACAAGTGGCACTGAGGGTTCTTCAATATGGAGGTGCCCTCCTCCCACCGTTCTTGCAAACTTTAAATCATAAACCAAGCGAGCAGATAGGCCACCACagtttgggggaggggttgggttgggtgcgggggcggggtggggggggggggttgctggtGAGTGTATTTCCCTCCAACAAGACTGCCTATTGGCTGAAGCCACACTCGGGCAAGTGGGGAAGATCACTAGGCCAGTTTGGAGAGTCAACCACGTGGAGCCTTGCCTCTGGGTGCCTGCCTACAGGCCATTGCACTACTCCTGCAAAGGAGAAACAGAGTTTGCACCAAGCTTCCTTTAGTCCTGTTTGTCAAGGCAGTGAGCCTGGTTGTGGGAGCAGCTAGTACTCCCAGCCCTAACCCTgcctcagcaaaaaaaaaaaattctggcaGTGGAAATAATGTCAGGGAAACTGACACGCCAGCCGACGGTGGCATCTGGGGACCTCAAGAATTCAATTCTACAGCTGCAATTTCCCACACTCATTCTGTTTGAGTATAGGCCTGGGCACAAAGAAAGGCATGTATTACTCAAACCTTATTGAAGGGAAAAATAGCTACATAGAAGTTGTTGCACTGCACTGAATCCACTTCTGAACTATTTTTGCTATTTATAGGCAGATCTCAGCTCTTTACACAGTTGTCCACAGGCAAACGATATTTCAACTCCTAAAAAGCAGCAGCTAAAAATAATCTTTGAGGCACTTAATCAGACCCAATCTGAATGATCagatgatttgttttttttttcttgtctTGCAATTCGATATTTATTTTCAGCCATTCTGGCAATTGCATAACATAATAAGGAAGTAGTTTTTAATTAATCACATAACATCCTGACTGATATAATACTGCACTTTAGGATAAAATGCAGATACACTAAATTGACAAAGTTACTGGAGATAGGTCACATCACACACCACAATCAACCAACCGATTCATCTTTCCATGATAAATGCTAACACAACCAAACTAAGAAAGCTCCTTCCTTGGTCTAAATAATGCAACTGAATATCCCATGAGAATCATTTTGTGAATATGAAATTATTATCTATGTTTCAGTATCAGTTCTACCCTAGAGTATAACTTTGCTATTGAGAAAACGGTGttcagattttcttttctttctgttggtaaggataagccagatGAGTCATGTACAGTAGTAAATAAGCTAAGTAACCATAGAATCATTACAGTATGATGCAAGcaaccaggtccctggctctgtaaggcacagtgctaaccactgagccactgtgccacctgtagGTGTTTTGAATCAACCTGTTGAGACATATTTCTGATGGTGAAAGATGAACCCAGACCTTCAGACCAGCGTGTGTTGTGTTTATGTTATTGCATTGCATACTCTCAATCTACACAGGATCGCCAGTTATTTGGTTGAGAAAATTATATCCCTTGATGGGTTTACGAAGGTGGTGGCTGGTTTCTGTTGAACTGATTTTGTTAGATTAGACCTTGGTACTGATCTGATTTAGACCAAAGTTTAAGCATTTTGTCATTTTGTATTTGAAGAATCTTGATTTGCTTCTcattgttagtaattttgcagcaTTTAGACTTAGTCATTGCTGCATCATCTCAGCCTGTGCGGTCTGAGAGTGCTTACAGGTACGTTTAGAGAAGGTGGGACGCAAACCCAGGCCTCCTAGTCTGGGTTACTGACACCACACAAGAGCCACCTTGCCCCCAAAAAAAGGCCCTGTTCCAATATGCCACGACACACCTCTGTAGCTGGTGGGACCTCTACCCACACTTTGTAGCCAAGAAAGGTTTAGGGGGGACATTAACACTGCCCTCCAAGAGAGGTTATACCCCTATTGTGGGTCATTTCTGTTTGTGCTCCCACTAAATAACTATAGTCAGTTCAGCTTATTTTAGTGGGGTGAACAGATATAATACCAATTGTGGGCTTTTTTCACATTCTTTAACTCTCACGGTGACTGGCATGGTCCTATCGCTAATGCCAAACCAGCATTATAAACAAGGACCCATACCTATCAATCTCCCATGCACACAAAGAATCTCCTACAGAAGTAAGCTTGAATGGACAGGAATTGAGCTTTCGGGGGTCTTTCACAAAAGTCACTTGAGCCAGTTACATGCCACTTGCTGCATTCTTCTCCTGGATGGTCTAGCCCAGTGGTCACCTAACTGAGCAACACAGCCAAACCCACCCCAGTCATCTCCCCAGCCTGAGCCGACTCTCCTCCCAACACTTCcccatccaccatcaccctcaaTCGCCCCAGTCCTGAGCCAGCCTGATAATATTGATAAAGATTTGGCAAGTCCTGTTTCTCTATGAGAATATCCCCAGCTCTATGACAATATACGCTAAAGAGAGTTCTTTGGTTTTCACATTTCCATTGCAAATATTTGCAACGCTAACAATGTTGGCTAAAGAAGTTAGCAACTGGTCATGGAGTCGGGGGCATTTTAAATTATTAATTGGGCAATACCTcaccttgattttaaaaaaaagagactgCAATGAAAATAAATTGGTTGATTGGTTGTGGTGTGAGATGTGGCCTACCTTCAGTAACTTTATCAATGTACACAAGCTGTAGCAATGTCAACAGAATAGTTGCTAAGTTCTAATGAGTAATTGATAGATTTGTAGCAAGTTAGATACTTGCAACATTTGGTGCCATCTTCATGTTAGTGTTGGTTCCTTTACAGCAAAGAATGTAACAGATTCTACACAATCAACAAATGCTGGTAGCACACCATCTGTAAGTTGATAGATTTAACTTGACCTAATGTTAATATAGACTATGGTTTCATCTAATTCAGCTTTTAAGGTACAACTCACAAaggattgaatttaaaaaaactgttTCCATAAACCAAATACGTTTATCTTTGAAATCGCAATTGATCTTCCAATTATCACTGACAGGATACTGTTAGATTAATACCATGATCAACACTATAGCTATTAAGAATCCTTTTCAATTAAGATGAAGACACATTAGTGCAATTATATGCATTATCCTGGTAATGCATCCATGTAGAAGTGCCACTTGAGAGAATCTGACTGCAGTTTTGAAAGCTTTCGTGCTTTTGTTGTGGAAATGTTTCTGATATAGAAGGCCATGGTTTTCATAACAAGTATTGAACTAGTTACAGAAAGTGGCAATTCATTATGCATGAAACATTACATTAGGCTTTAATCTAGAACTCGGCCATTGTATGATCAGTGTTACATAACCACAGAAGCAGGGTCAGACGCATATAAATAAGGAAATGAAACTACAGAAACATAATTGTAAACATTTAAGATGGAAGAGTGTCAGATGTTCTGGTAATAACAAAGTTGACTGCCTTGCTGGTGACCAGAGCTCAAATTCTTACCTCAGTGCCCCTTGAGCTTGTCGTGGCCTCGCCTGGGTTTGGGTTATAAGAGGATgttggattggctgggacttctttcactggagtgtaggagattgaggggtgacattatgaaggtttataaaaataatgaggggtatagataagatgaatagcagatatcttttcccttgggtgggggatttcaagactaggaggcatatttttaaagtgagtggaaaaggattttttaaaaaacccatgaGGGGCGATTGAtagtagttcatgtgtggaatgaacttcccaaggaagtagtggatgtgggttcagtcacaatgtttaaaagagatttggatgaatacatgaataagtaatatttggagggatgtgggccaagtgcaggcaggtggaactggtttagtttgggattctggtcagcatggattggttggaccaaatggtctgcttctgtgaTTTTTCACGGGTTAGTGGAGAGGTCCCAATCTCAGTGGAGTGGTCATATTGCATTGTTTGCCGTAGATGTTATTCTGACAATGGAAATGAAGGAGAAGACCACATTAGAATACTATTTCACTGCTCATTTCAGTAAGAAAACAGCAGGAATGGAATAGAAATGGAGGCTTAAAGATTATTGCTTTAAATTTTAAGCCACAAGGAGGTTATGCATATTTGTTAAAGTTTAATTATGACCAAAATATTGCATAAGGCTTGAATTTAGGATTGGCCCATTGTGTGATCAGTACTACACAACCGTGAGAATGTGGGTCAGACATACATAAGAGGGCAAGTGCAGATAGTGCAATGTAAATGTACAAGTTTCCAATCGTCCAGTAGTTCTGAGGATAAAATAACAGATTCTGTAGGTGAGGTTGAAAGAGCATACACGGAATTGAGGGTGGTGGAAATAGCCTAGTCCTACAATCAAATGGCACATAAAGGGGGTATATTGTCCATTGTACCTGTGCTGGCTCTCTGACAGATCTGATCAATTAGCCCCACTCCCTTGATCTTGCCCCGTAAATCTGTACTAACATTTGAGTACATAGCCCGTTCCCCTTTTGAAGGCTGTGCATTCTTGTTCACAACTCCTACACATAAACATGCGAATTAAGAGCAGAGCTCGGTTGTTTGGCCGctatgagcctgctctgctatccaATGGGATCATcggtgatctgattgtggtcttaaTTCGTTCTCAATCCTgtaaaaaaacagaaatacacTAGTTAATCAAATTGGGCCAACTTTTAACTCATTAGCACTGGTTAGATTAGATGTGCCCCACTTGAATGAAGCTTTCTAATAACAAAAATGTGAATTATTTTTACAGACAACTCCACCACCTAACAAAGTAAACATAGCAGCCATTGTGGCCCCATGTGTCATTGGCGGGGTGATAGTTCTAGCTGTCATTCTGActtttctcattttaaaagtGCGGGAGAAACGTCAGACTGAAGGCAACTACAGTCCCAGCAGCCAGGAGCAGACGGGATCTCGGATGGAAATGAACAATACCCTAAAACTACCACCTGAAGAGCGCCTTATCTGATATGCACAGGCTCTGTCATGCACACAAGACTTGAGGTTTCATGGCGGAAGGAGTAGAAATCAACAGTATTCCCTGCTCGACTTAACAAGTTAGCAGGAGGAGAAATGCTACAAAagtgtgcgtgggtgtgtttTGCTTAAACCACGGCAGCTTCAGAGATAACCCTGCACGGATTATCCGTGAACTGTTTTAACCGTCTTGACTCTTGTCAGCAGGATGGGGAAGCCTGGAGATCCGAGCTTGTGCTGTATGCTGTGTTGGTTACGGTGGCGTTGTTGTTCATTTTCTTCCTAATCCTGACTGCCGCTGTCGTGACCCTGAACAGAAGAGCGAGCCACGGGGCGTACAGCCCTAGTCGGCAGGAGAAGGAGGGATCGCGAGTCGAGATGTGGAATATGCTGCAGCCGTTGCAAGTGGAGAGGCTCATCTGAATTAAAGCTTGGTAAATTGTACTTTTGTCATCGAAATGCCTGGGGAAATTGCCTCatttggaattttttaaaaaacccttacATATTCACTCCAAACTACCATTAAAATTTTGTTCCATTTTAATTATTCTTGTCCACTAAAGACCCGTTTTACAGTGCAGGGATGTAACTGACCTGGGGAAtacaaaacacacacaaatgcagGAAGAAGATTAATGTCTCCAGATGTTAACACTAAACACACGGTCTGGTTCAGAAATGCCCCGTGGGTAACTGGTCTTCTTCATTTAGGGAGAATTTCTATTTTTTTAATATAAGATATCTGGGAATGGAGATTCGAACTATGTACCACAAATGATCCTTCTGTGATAGCTTGCCTCGAGTTTCCGCTTGATTGCGTTGTATTTCCAATTTGCTCAGAAGCGAACAAGAACTATTGCACGATTTCAAATTCAATTTGTGTCCCCAGTGACTGAATTTGGCGCTGCTTTCAAATAACATGATGGCCCAATGTTCGATGAAATGCCAATTGCTGGGGCGGAAATGTCAAAGCAGCCAAATTTAAGAGATGATTAGCGCCCGAAAAGCCAATTGCACCTTTAGATTAAACTACCCCAGTCGGTTTATTTCAGTACAATTCTACCCATCAGCAAAACATGGCACCTAAACCCAACTACACACGGCGGtttctgttcatcctctccacaaAGCCACATACCTTCACCGAAAAAATTTAACTGGACAAAAGTATCAGTTCCTGAACTTCATGTTTCCCAATGATCCAAATTTGTCACAAAGTTTCTAACACAGGGCCAGCAGCAGTGTCGTTCACCGCCAGAATCTA contains:
- the LOC132818981 gene encoding protein crumbs homolog 3-like, whose protein sequence is MEERLHLNLGWLSITILLLKGGSLLTQAKNVTDSTQSTNAGSTPSTTPPPNKVNIAAIVAPCVIGGVIVLAVILTFLILKVREKRQTEGNYSPSSQEQTGSRMEMNNTLKLPPEERLI